The following are encoded together in the Streptomyces sp. NBC_00341 genome:
- a CDS encoding NlpC/P60 family protein, which produces MNRRHSAAAAITLVCALAVLAAPVQAFATPAPPAPEQPPKSGDAEASGASGTSGTSGKKSLEEVRAKIDDLYRKAGAATDAYNLAEERSKKQSGEIVKLAQAIVEGQAKIAELKSRAGAQAREQYRNAGLPPGAQLMLSGDPQLFLDGISRAHQGQQAAKGVLGELNRTQEDLETYTQDASTNWTKLEASRVKQAKAKKKINEQIAAAKKLESQLEKKERARLLQLEQQAEYKSQTAWLSSGALKEINRGASASGKKAVAFATSQIGKPYKWGAVGPASYDCSGLTSQAWAAAGHPIPRTSQEQWRQLPHVAVKDMRPGDLVIYFGDATHVGMYIGDGAIVHAPRPGRDVTITGAGSMEILGVVRPDK; this is translated from the coding sequence GTGAACCGACGCCACAGTGCCGCCGCGGCGATCACACTGGTCTGCGCGCTGGCCGTACTGGCCGCACCGGTCCAGGCCTTCGCCACGCCCGCGCCCCCCGCGCCGGAGCAGCCGCCGAAGTCCGGGGACGCCGAGGCATCCGGGGCCTCCGGGACCTCCGGGACCTCCGGGAAGAAGAGCCTCGAAGAGGTGCGCGCGAAAATCGACGACCTCTACCGCAAGGCGGGGGCGGCGACGGACGCGTACAACCTCGCGGAGGAGCGGTCCAAGAAGCAGTCGGGCGAGATCGTCAAGCTGGCGCAGGCCATAGTCGAGGGCCAGGCGAAGATCGCCGAGCTCAAGAGCAGGGCGGGCGCCCAGGCCCGTGAGCAGTACCGCAACGCCGGACTGCCGCCCGGCGCCCAGTTGATGCTCAGCGGCGACCCGCAGCTCTTCCTGGACGGGATCAGCCGGGCCCACCAGGGCCAGCAGGCCGCCAAGGGCGTTCTCGGTGAACTGAACAGGACCCAGGAGGACCTGGAGACGTACACCCAGGACGCGAGCACCAACTGGACCAAGCTCGAAGCCAGTCGCGTCAAGCAGGCCAAGGCCAAGAAGAAGATCAACGAACAGATCGCGGCGGCGAAGAAGCTGGAGTCCCAGCTGGAGAAGAAGGAGCGGGCCCGGCTCCTCCAGCTCGAACAGCAGGCGGAGTACAAGTCGCAGACGGCCTGGCTGAGTTCCGGCGCGCTCAAGGAGATCAACCGGGGAGCGAGCGCGAGCGGCAAGAAGGCGGTGGCCTTCGCGACCTCACAGATCGGCAAGCCGTACAAGTGGGGCGCCGTGGGCCCCGCGTCGTACGACTGCTCGGGGCTGACGTCGCAGGCGTGGGCGGCGGCCGGTCACCCGATCCCGCGCACCTCGCAGGAGCAGTGGCGTCAGCTGCCGCACGTCGCCGTCAAGGACATGCGCCCCGGCGACCTGGTCATCTACTTCGGCGACGCCACGCACGTCGGGATGTACATCGGCGACGGCGCGATCGTGCACGCCCCGCGCCCCGGCCGCGACGTCACGATCACGGGGGCGGGATCGATGGAGATCCTCGGAGTCGTACGCCCGGACAAGTAA
- a CDS encoding glycosyl hydrolase family 28-related protein, whose protein sequence is MATRANMGNISRRGLLGSAVAVAAAAATGAAGSGTAFAAPGDGAPAGTATAGTATAGTATAGTANVGTATRAGGGRPQNTPLWREFAAAPLTHPQIPFIGRSGYRGGSDLPRHRPYTGHAFTANVLHYGARPDNSADAAPAINRAIAAAGEHGGGTVLIPEGTYRIDDIIRIGHSNVVVRGAGSGRTKLYATRSLTELIGVYGSRYGGDKSSWSWAGGLIWLCPQDRWASLTDAIKAKDWPFEGWTGNKRDEWRTLTTVAPARLGDRTITVDDTRKLKRGALVLLRLADDSAHTLLEHMAGGGPGPEAYYWDDKTKLTSYVPYEWPVRITAVHGRRVTLERPLPLDIRPEWDPRLTTLATPLTGSGVEGLTLEAVETPQSQHLLDKGYNGVAFQCAYDCWADDITVRHVDNGFGLIGASACTLRRTRVAGRGSHHPYYCREGSHDNLIEDFTIEQRTVPAPAGTQLHGINVEGLSSYNVWSRGVMEMGTFDSHRGMPFANVRTDITVNNNGQHGGDASAGPLFGARFTHWNIRVTNGRAGLMRIDGLAPYSASVGISEVTEFGQIDVPDFTGDLHTRLEAYGTPEAVRPQNLHDAQRALGR, encoded by the coding sequence ATGGCGACCAGGGCGAACATGGGGAACATCAGCAGGCGTGGACTGCTCGGCAGCGCGGTGGCCGTCGCCGCGGCAGCGGCAACCGGAGCAGCCGGCAGCGGGACGGCGTTCGCGGCACCGGGCGACGGCGCCCCAGCCGGCACAGCAACCGCCGGCACAGCAACCGCCGGCACAGCAACCGCCGGCACCGCGAACGTCGGTACCGCGACCCGTGCGGGCGGCGGCAGACCGCAGAACACCCCGCTCTGGCGGGAGTTCGCCGCGGCGCCCCTCACCCACCCGCAGATCCCGTTCATCGGCCGGTCCGGCTACCGCGGCGGCTCAGACCTGCCGCGCCACCGCCCGTACACCGGCCACGCCTTCACCGCCAACGTCCTGCACTACGGCGCCAGGCCCGACAACTCCGCCGACGCCGCCCCCGCGATCAACCGCGCCATCGCCGCAGCCGGAGAGCACGGCGGTGGCACGGTGCTCATCCCCGAAGGCACGTACCGCATCGACGACATCATCCGCATCGGCCACAGCAACGTCGTCGTGCGCGGCGCGGGCAGCGGCCGTACCAAGCTGTACGCGACCCGCAGCCTCACCGAGCTGATCGGCGTCTACGGCAGCCGGTACGGCGGCGACAAGTCCAGCTGGTCCTGGGCGGGCGGCCTCATCTGGCTCTGCCCCCAGGACCGTTGGGCCTCCCTCACCGACGCGATCAAGGCGAAGGACTGGCCCTTCGAGGGCTGGACCGGCAACAAGCGCGACGAGTGGCGCACCCTGACCACCGTCGCCCCCGCCCGCCTCGGCGATCGTACGATCACCGTCGACGACACCCGGAAGCTGAAGCGCGGCGCACTGGTCCTGCTCCGTCTTGCCGACGACTCCGCGCACACCCTCCTGGAGCACATGGCGGGCGGCGGGCCCGGACCGGAGGCGTACTACTGGGACGACAAGACCAAGCTGACCTCGTACGTTCCCTACGAATGGCCCGTCCGCATCACCGCCGTGCACGGCCGCCGCGTCACCCTGGAACGTCCCCTCCCGCTCGACATCCGTCCCGAGTGGGACCCGCGCCTGACCACCCTGGCCACCCCGCTCACCGGCTCCGGCGTCGAGGGGCTGACGCTCGAAGCGGTCGAGACCCCGCAGTCGCAGCACCTGCTCGACAAGGGGTACAACGGCGTCGCGTTCCAGTGCGCGTACGACTGCTGGGCCGACGACATCACCGTCCGCCACGTCGACAACGGCTTCGGCCTCATCGGCGCCTCCGCCTGCACCCTGCGCCGCACGAGGGTCGCGGGGCGCGGTTCGCACCACCCGTACTACTGCCGCGAGGGCAGCCACGACAACCTGATCGAGGACTTCACCATCGAGCAGCGCACCGTCCCGGCACCCGCCGGGACCCAGCTGCACGGCATCAACGTCGAGGGGCTGTCCAGCTACAACGTCTGGTCGCGCGGCGTGATGGAGATGGGCACGTTCGACTCGCACCGGGGGATGCCGTTCGCGAACGTCCGCACCGACATCACCGTGAACAACAACGGGCAGCACGGCGGCGACGCGAGCGCCGGCCCCCTGTTCGGCGCCCGCTTCACCCACTGGAACATCAGGGTGACCAACGGCCGGGCCGGCCTGATGCGCATCGACGGCCTCGCCCCGTACAGCGCGAGCGTCGGGATCAGCGAGGTGACGGAGTTCGGCCAGATCGACGTCCCCGACTTCACCGGCGACCTGCACACCCGCCTGGAGGCGTACGGCACGCCGGAGGCCGTCCGCCCGCAGAACCTGCACGACGCCCAACGAGCCCTGGGCCGCTGA
- a CDS encoding phosphoglyceromutase, protein MADAPYKLILLRHGESEWNATNQFTGWVDVNLTPKGEKEAVRGGELLTEAGLLPDVVHTSLQKRAIRTAQLSLEAADRHWIPVHRSWRLNERHYGALQGKDKAQTLAEFGEEQFMLWRRSYDTPPPELVDGAEYSQSGDPRYATIPPELRPRTECLKDVVVRMLPYWYDGIVPDLLAGRTVLVAAHGNSLRALVKHLDGVSDADIAGLNIPTGIPLAYELDADFRPLKPGGTYLDPDAAKAAIEAVKNQGKKK, encoded by the coding sequence ATGGCCGACGCACCGTACAAGCTGATCCTCCTCCGCCACGGCGAGAGTGAATGGAACGCGACAAATCAGTTCACCGGTTGGGTGGACGTCAACCTGACCCCGAAGGGCGAGAAGGAGGCGGTCCGCGGCGGTGAGCTGCTGACGGAGGCCGGCCTGCTTCCCGACGTCGTGCACACCTCGCTCCAGAAGCGCGCGATCCGCACCGCCCAGCTCTCGCTGGAGGCCGCGGACCGCCACTGGATCCCCGTGCACCGCTCCTGGCGGCTGAATGAGCGCCACTACGGAGCCCTCCAGGGCAAGGACAAGGCCCAGACCCTCGCCGAGTTCGGCGAGGAGCAGTTCATGCTCTGGCGCCGCTCCTACGACACCCCGCCCCCGGAGCTCGTGGACGGCGCCGAGTACTCGCAGAGCGGCGACCCGCGCTACGCGACGATCCCGCCGGAGCTGCGCCCGCGCACCGAGTGCCTCAAGGACGTCGTCGTCCGCATGCTCCCGTACTGGTACGACGGCATCGTCCCGGACCTGCTGGCCGGCCGCACGGTCCTGGTCGCCGCCCACGGCAACAGCCTCCGCGCCCTGGTCAAGCACCTCGACGGCGTCTCCGACGCCGACATCGCGGGCCTGAACATCCCGACCGGCATCCCGCTCGCCTACGAACTGGACGCGGACTTCCGCCCGTTGAAGCCGGGCGGCACCTACCTCGACCCGGACGCGGCGAAGGCCGCCATCGAGGCCGTGAAGAACCAGGGCAAGAAGAAGTAA
- a CDS encoding TnsA-like heteromeric transposase endonuclease subunit, which translates to MDGFEVGWRDDEGEHRRPLADAVSVEFEAGRPVRGFPSYRGQRHFPGLYWSATTGGHVGFESWLERDHAMLLDFTPQVMGLLSQPFWLFWENERGKRVSHAPDYFARFEDGRGLVVGCRPLDRIDARSAAKFAAARTACEAVGWGYRVVGEVDPVRMANVRWLAGYRHPRHGADEGVVTRLLALFSVPSPLVLQAALLGDPIAVLPTVFHLLWLGRLTADLSRPLSDATLVSRPEAL; encoded by the coding sequence CTGGACGGATTCGAGGTCGGGTGGCGGGATGACGAGGGTGAGCATCGGCGGCCGTTGGCGGATGCAGTCTCGGTGGAGTTCGAGGCGGGACGGCCAGTGCGGGGGTTTCCGTCGTATCGCGGGCAGCGCCACTTCCCGGGCTTGTACTGGTCCGCGACGACCGGTGGGCACGTGGGGTTCGAGTCCTGGCTGGAGCGGGATCACGCGATGCTGCTCGACTTCACGCCGCAGGTGATGGGGCTGCTATCGCAGCCGTTCTGGCTGTTCTGGGAGAACGAGCGGGGCAAGCGGGTCTCGCACGCTCCGGACTACTTCGCTCGGTTCGAGGACGGACGGGGGCTGGTAGTCGGCTGCCGACCGCTGGACCGGATCGACGCACGGTCGGCAGCCAAGTTCGCTGCGGCGCGGACAGCGTGCGAGGCAGTGGGTTGGGGCTACCGGGTTGTCGGAGAGGTGGATCCGGTGCGGATGGCGAACGTCCGCTGGCTGGCGGGATATCGGCATCCACGGCACGGAGCGGATGAGGGAGTCGTGACCCGGTTGTTGGCGCTGTTTTCGGTGCCGTCGCCGCTGGTGTTACAGGCTGCATTGCTCGGTGATCCGATCGCGGTGTTGCCGACGGTGTTCCATCTGCTCTGGCTGGGACGGCTGACAGCGGACCTGTCGCGGCCTCTTTCGGATGCCACGCTGGTGTCTCGGCCGGAGGCCCTGTGA
- a CDS encoding fused response regulator/phosphatase: MPVPVPQQRSVPAAETSYGADLTLLVIEDDPAGTLTVPELPATAGTRVRIRSARNLTEAGRLLTDDVDCILLDLALSTGSEARTAQGEDADNLATLKHVLRIAPRHAVIALTAQEDAELAAEAVRVGAQDYLFRDELDGRLLSRAIRYAVERKRADVAQHQLTESRLRAQENARLERGLLPTPLLDGSDLHFAARYRPGRSRALLGGDFYDTVRTPDGTVHVMIGDVCGHGPDEAALGVELRIAWRALTLAGLCGDELLSTLQQVLEHERESEEIFATLCTVDIAPDGRRAGLCLAGHPAPLIARQGRAAHLLPYQDGGPALGLLPRARWPRRQVELGGSWSLMMYTDGLIEGRIGTGTQRLGQDGMVAMINRQLAEGLTGDALLEAAVARVRELNGGELTDDVAVLLLDRHEDAERRKPYHGGRGGSIPRPRPGQVSPAGAQRPPL; this comes from the coding sequence ATGCCCGTACCCGTACCGCAGCAGCGTTCCGTTCCCGCTGCGGAGACCAGCTATGGCGCCGACCTCACCCTCCTGGTGATCGAGGACGACCCGGCGGGCACGCTCACCGTCCCGGAACTGCCCGCCACGGCCGGCACCCGGGTCCGTATCCGCAGCGCCCGCAACCTGACAGAGGCGGGCCGGCTCCTCACCGACGACGTGGACTGCATCCTGCTGGACCTGGCCCTGTCGACCGGCAGCGAGGCGCGCACCGCGCAGGGCGAGGACGCGGACAACCTGGCCACCCTCAAGCACGTGCTGCGGATCGCGCCCCGGCACGCCGTCATCGCGCTCACCGCCCAGGAGGACGCCGAGCTGGCCGCGGAGGCGGTACGGGTGGGGGCGCAGGACTACCTCTTCCGCGACGAGCTCGACGGCAGGCTGCTCAGCCGCGCCATCCGCTACGCCGTCGAGCGCAAACGCGCCGACGTCGCGCAGCACCAGCTCACCGAGTCCCGGCTGCGGGCCCAGGAGAACGCCCGCCTGGAGCGCGGCCTGCTCCCCACCCCGCTGCTCGACGGCTCCGATCTGCACTTCGCCGCCCGCTACCGCCCCGGCCGCAGCCGTGCGCTGCTCGGCGGGGACTTCTACGACACGGTCCGCACGCCCGACGGCACGGTCCACGTGATGATCGGCGACGTCTGCGGGCACGGCCCGGACGAGGCGGCGCTCGGCGTGGAGCTGCGCATCGCCTGGCGGGCACTGACCCTGGCCGGTCTCTGCGGCGACGAGCTGCTCTCCACGCTCCAGCAGGTCCTGGAGCACGAACGGGAGAGCGAGGAGATCTTCGCGACGCTCTGCACGGTGGACATCGCCCCCGACGGCCGCCGGGCGGGCCTCTGCCTGGCGGGCCACCCCGCACCGCTGATCGCCCGCCAGGGCCGGGCGGCGCATCTGCTTCCGTACCAGGACGGCGGCCCGGCACTCGGCCTGCTGCCACGCGCCCGGTGGCCGCGCCGGCAGGTGGAACTGGGCGGCTCCTGGAGCCTGATGATGTACACGGACGGGCTGATCGAGGGCCGGATCGGCACCGGCACCCAGCGCCTCGGGCAGGACGGGATGGTCGCGATGATCAACCGTCAGCTGGCGGAGGGCCTCACCGGCGATGCCCTGCTGGAGGCCGCGGTCGCCCGCGTCCGCGAGCTGAACGGCGGCGAACTGACCGACGACGTCGCGGTCCTGCTGCTCGACCGCCACGAGGACGCCGAGCGCCGCAAGCCGTACCACGGCGGCCGGGGCGGGAGCATTCCGCGCCCCCGCCCCGGACAGGTGTCACCCGCAGGCGCTCAGCGCCCGCCGTTGTAG
- a CDS encoding DUF2516 family protein, whose protein sequence is MLLEGFNSILGLIYTAMLVLAVVALIMAAVVREDAYRAAGKQTKPFWLIILGVTVVVNLWVPMLFVQLAGLVATIVYFVDVRPALKAVMGGGNRRGGSSSDGPYGPYNGGR, encoded by the coding sequence ATGTTGCTCGAAGGCTTCAACTCAATCCTCGGGCTGATCTACACGGCGATGCTCGTGCTCGCCGTCGTGGCCCTGATCATGGCCGCGGTGGTCCGCGAGGACGCCTACCGGGCGGCCGGGAAGCAGACCAAGCCCTTCTGGCTGATCATTCTCGGTGTCACGGTGGTGGTGAACCTCTGGGTGCCCATGCTCTTCGTGCAGCTCGCCGGGCTGGTCGCGACCATCGTGTACTTCGTGGACGTGCGGCCGGCGCTCAAGGCCGTCATGGGCGGCGGCAACCGCCGCGGCGGTTCGAGCAGCGACGGCCCGTACGGGCCCTACAACGGCGGGCGCTGA
- a CDS encoding YbjN domain-containing protein, which produces MADAPEEAAATNQAGQVAQVIEATLDDAGLDWESPAPGSYVVPLPGTRKLSTTCSLLVGTHSLSLNAFVIRHPDENEPAVHRWLLEHNLRLFGVSYAVDSLGDIYLVGKLPLSVVTAEELDRLLGVVLEAADGAFNSLLELGFASAIRKEYEWRVSRGESTRNLDAFTHLTQRPTG; this is translated from the coding sequence ATGGCTGATGCACCCGAGGAAGCGGCGGCGACGAACCAGGCCGGGCAGGTGGCGCAGGTCATCGAGGCGACGCTCGACGACGCCGGGCTCGACTGGGAGAGCCCCGCGCCCGGCAGCTACGTCGTACCGCTGCCCGGCACCCGCAAGCTGTCCACCACCTGCTCGCTGCTGGTCGGCACGCACTCCCTCTCCCTCAACGCCTTCGTCATCCGGCACCCCGACGAGAACGAGCCGGCCGTGCACCGGTGGCTGCTGGAGCACAACCTCCGCCTGTTCGGCGTGAGTTACGCCGTCGACTCCCTCGGGGACATCTACCTCGTCGGCAAGCTGCCGCTCTCGGTGGTCACCGCCGAGGAGCTGGACCGGCTGCTGGGCGTGGTCCTGGAGGCCGCCGACGGGGCCTTCAACTCCCTCCTGGAGCTGGGGTTCGCGAGCGCGATCCGCAAGGAGTACGAGTGGCGGGTGTCGCGCGGCGAATCCACCCGGAACCTGGACGCGTTCACGCATCTGACTCAGCGCCCGACCGGCTGA
- a CDS encoding phosphotransferase family protein — MPIDSALSAVLGSVGVPPELIASCEPLTGGTYNAVTRVRLTDGREWVVKTPPPVKAGAHLEYERDLLVNEVAFYNAAAALTEDTPVPRLVHSGLDATAPGGAYVIMNACPGQPWHEVTGTMADGEEQRLRAELGRFVGRLHTAPAPGGFGYPSAALAPLAPTWRQAFTTMTDAVLDDALTYAARLPRTVPGIRGLLAAASYVLDDVTRPALVHFDLWQGNILVSGEPGARRVGGIIDGERMFWGDPAADFVSLALFADIEEDKDLLDGYGESAPGGPVEFDGSLRLRLALYRSYLYLIMLVETVPRKADAEQLAWAWKEVAPRLETALGEVESALRA; from the coding sequence ATGCCGATCGATTCCGCCCTGTCCGCCGTGCTCGGTTCCGTGGGTGTGCCGCCGGAGCTGATCGCCTCGTGCGAACCGCTCACCGGCGGCACGTACAACGCCGTCACCCGGGTCCGGCTCACCGACGGCCGGGAGTGGGTGGTGAAGACACCGCCGCCCGTGAAGGCCGGGGCGCACCTGGAGTACGAACGCGACCTGCTGGTCAACGAGGTCGCCTTCTACAACGCGGCAGCCGCCCTCACCGAGGACACCCCGGTCCCCCGCCTCGTCCACAGCGGGCTCGACGCCACCGCCCCCGGGGGCGCGTACGTGATCATGAACGCGTGCCCCGGGCAGCCCTGGCACGAGGTGACCGGCACGATGGCCGACGGCGAGGAGCAGCGGTTGCGCGCGGAGCTCGGGCGCTTCGTCGGCCGGCTGCACACCGCCCCGGCGCCCGGCGGATTCGGCTACCCCTCCGCGGCGCTCGCCCCGTTGGCGCCGACCTGGCGGCAGGCGTTCACCACGATGACCGATGCCGTGCTGGACGACGCGCTGACCTACGCGGCGAGGCTGCCGCGTACCGTCCCCGGCATACGTGGGCTGCTCGCCGCCGCCTCGTACGTACTGGACGACGTGACGCGCCCCGCCCTGGTCCACTTCGACCTGTGGCAGGGCAACATCCTGGTGTCCGGGGAGCCGGGGGCGCGGCGGGTCGGCGGGATCATCGACGGGGAGCGGATGTTCTGGGGCGACCCGGCCGCCGACTTCGTCTCGCTCGCCCTCTTCGCGGACATCGAGGAGGACAAGGATCTCCTGGACGGATACGGGGAGTCGGCGCCGGGCGGGCCGGTGGAGTTCGACGGTTCGCTGCGGCTGCGCCTCGCGCTCTACCGCTCGTACCTCTACCTGATCATGCTGGTGGAGACGGTGCCCCGGAAGGCGGACGCGGAGCAGTTGGCCTGGGCGTGGAAGGAAGTGGCACCCCGGCTCGAAACGGCCCTTGGTGAGGTGGAGTCGGCGCTGCGGGCCTGA
- a CDS encoding helix-turn-helix domain-containing protein yields MASLNVGSLGEYLREQRRTAQLSLRQLADAAGVSNPYLSQIERGLRKPSAEVLQQVAKALRISAETLYVRAGILDERERDELETRAVILADPSINERQKSVLLQIYASFRKENGFEDEPGGEEGSASGADAPFNADGSAADTASKPSKPSH; encoded by the coding sequence ATGGCATCACTCAACGTCGGCAGTCTCGGCGAGTACCTGCGTGAGCAGCGGCGCACCGCGCAGCTGTCGCTGCGGCAGCTCGCGGATGCCGCCGGGGTGTCCAATCCCTATCTCAGCCAGATCGAGCGCGGGCTGCGCAAGCCCAGTGCCGAGGTGCTGCAGCAGGTCGCCAAGGCGCTGCGGATCTCCGCCGAGACGCTCTACGTCCGGGCGGGGATCCTGGACGAGCGGGAGCGGGACGAGCTGGAGACGCGGGCGGTGATTCTGGCCGATCCGTCGATCAACGAGCGGCAGAAGAGCGTGCTGCTGCAGATCTACGCCTCCTTCCGCAAGGAGAACGGGTTCGAGGACGAGCCCGGGGGTGAGGAGGGGAGTGCGTCCGGTGCGGATGCGCCCTTCAATGCCGACGGCAGTGCTGCCGATACAGCTTCAAAGCCTTCAAAACCCTCACACTGA
- the mshA gene encoding D-inositol-3-phosphate glycosyltransferase, whose protein sequence is MSQYVSRLGSSRVAPRLRFPAGFSGSFPGGHRKPRRIAMLSVHTSPLHQPGTGDAGGMNVYIVELAKRLAAINIEVEIFTRSTTGALPPAVELSPGVLVRHVDAGPYEGLAKEELPAQLCAFTHGVMQAWAGQRPGYYDLVHSHYWLSGHVGWLAAQRWGVPLVHAMHTMAKVKNASLAEGDTPEPAARVIGETQIVSAADRLVANTAEEADQLVRFYEAAPEAVAVVHPGVNLDRFRPADGRAAARARLGLPQDALVPLFAGRIQPLKAPDVLLRAIAVLLDRDPSLRSRIVVPVVGGPSGSGLAKPEGLQKLAARLGIADVVRFQPPVGQDQLADWFRAASVLVMPSYSESFGLVAIEAQAAGTPVVAAAVGGLPVAVRDGVSGFLIPGHDPAAYAEALARFADAPELVTRMGDAAAEHAQRFGWDTAAAATADVYTEAMQDHRRQVRSRQV, encoded by the coding sequence GTGAGCCAGTACGTCTCTCGGCTCGGCAGCAGCCGCGTCGCACCGCGTCTCAGGTTCCCCGCCGGTTTCTCCGGCTCCTTCCCGGGCGGCCACCGCAAGCCCCGCCGGATCGCGATGCTCTCCGTGCACACCTCCCCGCTGCACCAGCCGGGGACGGGCGACGCGGGCGGCATGAACGTCTACATCGTGGAGCTGGCGAAGCGGCTCGCCGCGATCAACATCGAGGTCGAGATCTTCACCCGCTCCACCACCGGCGCGCTGCCGCCCGCGGTCGAGCTGTCGCCCGGTGTGCTGGTGCGCCATGTCGACGCGGGGCCGTACGAGGGGCTGGCCAAGGAGGAGCTGCCCGCCCAGCTCTGCGCCTTCACCCACGGCGTGATGCAGGCGTGGGCCGGTCAGCGCCCCGGCTACTACGACCTGGTGCACTCCCACTACTGGCTCTCCGGCCATGTCGGCTGGCTCGCCGCCCAGCGCTGGGGCGTCCCGCTCGTCCACGCCATGCACACCATGGCGAAGGTCAAGAACGCGTCGCTCGCCGAGGGCGACACCCCCGAGCCCGCCGCCCGGGTCATCGGTGAGACGCAGATCGTCAGCGCGGCCGACCGGCTGGTCGCGAACACCGCGGAGGAGGCGGACCAGCTCGTCCGCTTCTACGAGGCCGCCCCGGAGGCGGTCGCCGTCGTGCACCCCGGCGTGAACCTGGACCGCTTCCGCCCCGCCGACGGGCGCGCCGCGGCGCGGGCCCGGCTGGGGCTGCCGCAGGACGCCCTGGTCCCGCTCTTCGCGGGCCGCATCCAGCCGCTGAAGGCCCCTGACGTGCTGCTGCGCGCGATCGCGGTGCTGCTGGACCGCGACCCCTCGCTGCGCTCGCGCATCGTCGTACCGGTCGTCGGCGGCCCCAGCGGCAGCGGGCTCGCCAAGCCGGAGGGGCTCCAGAAGCTCGCGGCCCGGCTCGGCATCGCGGACGTCGTACGGTTCCAGCCGCCGGTTGGGCAGGATCAGCTCGCCGACTGGTTCCGGGCCGCGTCCGTGCTGGTCATGCCCTCGTACAGCGAGTCCTTCGGCCTGGTCGCCATCGAGGCCCAGGCGGCCGGCACCCCGGTGGTCGCGGCGGCCGTGGGCGGGCTGCCGGTGGCGGTGCGGGACGGGGTGAGCGGCTTCCTGATCCCGGGCCACGACCCGGCGGCGTACGCGGAGGCGCTGGCGCGCTTCGCGGACGCGCCGGAGCTGGTCACCCGGATGGGCGACGCGGCCGCGGAGCACGCCCAGCGGTTCGGCTGGGACACGGCTGCGGCGGCGACGGCGGACGTGTACACGGAGGCGATGCAGGACCACCGCCGACAGGTGCGCTCGCGCCAGGTGTGA
- a CDS encoding trans-aconitate 2-methyltransferase: MRPIGTATRGTTNPNRLRRMDRWIAATHGPALRRAETPVAVDLGYGAAPWTAVELLERLRGAEPRTAVVGIEISPERVAAAKPYEREGLTFRHGGFEIPLPERPVLIRAANVLRQYDEGEVAAVWQRLCARLAPGGLLVEGTCDEIGRRHVWVALGPEGPRTVTFATRLGSLDRPSDLAERLPKALIHRNVPGEPVHAFLRDFDRAWAAAAPYASLGARQRWITAVRALSGDWPLADGVRRWRQGEVTVNWAALKPEQ; the protein is encoded by the coding sequence ATGCGCCCCATCGGCACCGCGACCCGCGGGACCACCAACCCGAACCGGCTGCGCCGCATGGACCGCTGGATCGCCGCCACCCACGGCCCCGCCCTGCGCCGCGCCGAGACCCCCGTCGCGGTCGACCTGGGGTACGGCGCCGCGCCCTGGACCGCCGTCGAGCTGCTGGAGCGGCTGCGCGGCGCAGAACCGCGCACCGCGGTGGTCGGCATCGAGATCTCCCCGGAGCGGGTGGCCGCGGCGAAGCCGTACGAGCGCGAGGGGCTCACCTTCAGGCACGGCGGCTTCGAGATCCCGCTGCCCGAGCGGCCCGTGCTGATCCGGGCGGCGAACGTGCTGCGCCAGTACGACGAGGGCGAGGTCGCCGCGGTCTGGCAGCGCCTGTGCGCCCGGCTCGCCCCGGGCGGGCTGCTGGTGGAGGGCACCTGCGACGAGATCGGGCGCCGGCACGTGTGGGTGGCGCTCGGTCCGGAGGGCCCGCGCACGGTGACGTTCGCGACCCGGCTCGGCTCCCTCGACCGGCCCTCCGACCTCGCGGAACGGCTGCCCAAGGCACTCATCCACCGCAATGTGCCGGGCGAGCCCGTCCACGCGTTCCTGCGCGACTTCGACCGGGCCTGGGCCGCTGCGGCGCCGTACGCCTCGCTGGGCGCCCGGCAGCGCTGGATCACGGCGGTACGGGCACTGTCCGGGGACTGGCCGCTGGCGGACGGGGTACGGCGGTGGCGGCAGGGCGAAGTCACGGTGAACTGGGCGGCGCTGAAGCCCGAACAGTAG